In one window of Nakamurella sp. PAMC28650 DNA:
- a CDS encoding Gfo/Idh/MocA family protein: MTRAGSPLKIGLMSFAHVHAAGYANLLKSWSGIELLAADPDAATAPPGELRGARLAEQLGVGLVDDYDDLFAWGPDAVVVCAETSRHRPLVEQAAARGIHVLCEKPLATGLPDARAMIEACARAGVQLMTAYPVRFHPAFADLRRRVHSGALGRVLIANGTNNGRAPISSRRWFVDEELAGGGALMDHTVHLTDLLDDLLDSPAVEVYAQVNRIIHADSVEVETGGLVVVTYQDGTVASIDCSWSAPRTYPAWGGLTLTVEGESASGSFDAFADRFDVFDDAAGGLSWLDYGPDLDALMLGEFLRCVRTGEKCEPDGEVGYRTLQIVRAAYDSVRTGTPVRLGRSVSTGAAPTG, translated from the coding sequence ATGACGCGGGCCGGATCCCCGCTGAAGATCGGGCTGATGTCGTTCGCGCACGTCCACGCGGCCGGCTATGCGAATCTGCTGAAGAGTTGGTCCGGAATCGAACTGCTCGCCGCAGATCCCGATGCGGCCACCGCCCCGCCCGGGGAACTTCGCGGCGCGCGGTTGGCGGAGCAGTTGGGTGTGGGACTGGTGGACGACTACGACGACCTGTTCGCCTGGGGCCCGGATGCCGTGGTGGTGTGCGCCGAAACCTCCCGTCATCGACCACTTGTCGAACAGGCGGCAGCCCGCGGGATCCACGTGCTCTGCGAGAAGCCCCTGGCCACAGGTCTTCCAGATGCTCGCGCCATGATCGAGGCCTGCGCCAGGGCCGGCGTGCAGTTGATGACGGCCTACCCGGTGCGGTTCCACCCGGCCTTCGCCGACCTCCGCCGGCGGGTGCATTCCGGCGCACTCGGCCGGGTCTTGATCGCGAACGGCACCAACAACGGACGAGCCCCGATCAGCAGCCGGCGTTGGTTCGTCGACGAGGAACTGGCCGGCGGGGGAGCACTGATGGACCACACCGTGCATCTCACGGATCTGCTGGACGACCTGCTGGACAGCCCGGCCGTCGAGGTCTACGCCCAGGTGAACCGGATCATCCATGCAGACTCGGTGGAGGTCGAGACCGGCGGTCTGGTGGTGGTCACCTATCAGGACGGTACCGTCGCGAGCATCGACTGCAGTTGGAGTGCGCCCAGGACCTACCCGGCCTGGGGTGGGCTCACCCTCACGGTCGAGGGCGAGTCCGCATCGGGTTCCTTCGATGCCTTCGCCGACCGGTTCGACGTGTTCGACGACGCGGCCGGCGGATTGTCGTGGTTGGACTACGGTCCCGATCTGGACGCGCTGATGCTGGGAGAGTTCCTACGTTGCGTCCGGACCGGTGAGAAGTGTGAGCCGGACGGTGAGGTCGGCTACCGGACCCTTCAGATCGTGCGCGCCGCCTACGATTCCGTCCGCACCGGCACTCCGGTCCGCCTCGGCCGCTCGGTCTCCACCGGCGCAGCACCGACCGGCTGA
- a CDS encoding D-2-hydroxyacid dehydrogenase family protein gives MRVAVLDDYQHAAAGFADWGSLDAEVTFFDRHLADDDDLVTTLAGYDVIVAMRERTPFPAELLTRLTDLRLLVTTGSGNAAIDLKAAAALDITVCATGYLSNAASEHTWAMILAAARHLPAEFASVAAGGWQRTVGIGLAGRTLGLMGLGRLGSAVAKVGLAFDMDVIAWSQHLTPERAAEIGVRAVSKAELLAQSDVLSVLLVLSGRTRGLIGASELRAMKPSAILVNSSRGPIVDETDLIQALRDGVIAGAALDVFDVEPLPADHPFRSLPTVVLTPHIGYVIDEQYRIFYTDAVEDIARFAAGTPVRVITPERPRV, from the coding sequence ATGAGGGTCGCGGTGCTGGACGACTACCAGCACGCGGCAGCGGGTTTCGCCGATTGGGGGTCGCTCGACGCGGAGGTCACCTTCTTCGACCGTCACCTCGCCGATGACGACGATCTGGTGACCACGCTGGCCGGATACGACGTGATCGTGGCGATGCGCGAACGGACTCCGTTCCCCGCCGAACTCCTGACGAGGCTGACCGATCTTCGTCTGCTGGTCACGACCGGGTCCGGCAACGCCGCGATCGATCTGAAAGCCGCTGCAGCGCTTGATATCACCGTGTGCGCGACCGGCTACCTGTCGAACGCGGCGTCCGAACACACCTGGGCGATGATCCTGGCCGCAGCCCGTCACCTGCCCGCCGAGTTCGCCTCGGTGGCCGCCGGCGGCTGGCAACGCACCGTCGGGATCGGCCTCGCCGGCCGGACCCTCGGCCTGATGGGGCTGGGGCGGCTGGGATCCGCGGTCGCGAAGGTCGGTCTCGCGTTCGACATGGACGTGATCGCGTGGAGCCAGCACCTCACCCCCGAACGGGCCGCCGAGATCGGCGTGCGGGCCGTCTCGAAGGCCGAACTGCTGGCCCAGTCGGACGTACTGTCGGTGCTGCTGGTGCTCAGCGGCCGCACCCGCGGTCTGATCGGCGCCTCCGAACTACGCGCGATGAAACCGTCCGCGATCCTGGTGAACTCCTCCCGCGGGCCGATCGTCGACGAGACGGACCTCATCCAGGCGCTGCGCGACGGGGTCATCGCCGGCGCCGCCCTGGATGTCTTCGACGTCGAGCCGCTACCCGCCGACCATCCATTCCGCAGCCTTCCGACGGTCGTGCTGACACCGCACATCGGCTACGTGATCGACGAGCAGTACCGGATCTTCTACACCGACGCCGTCGAGGACATCGCCCGGTTCGCGGCCGGCACCCCGGTGCGGGTCATCACCCCCGAGCGTCCCCGTGTCTGA
- a CDS encoding GntR family transcriptional regulator has product MPVINIDVASTIPPFEQVRSQIAAQIQSGQLPVGARLPTVRGLAIQLELAANTVARAYGELEHAGLVNTRGRAGTTVSASGDQARERAAAAAREYAGTIRGLGLKDADALSIVQAALHAV; this is encoded by the coding sequence ATGCCCGTGATCAACATCGATGTCGCGTCCACGATCCCGCCCTTCGAACAGGTGCGGTCGCAGATCGCCGCCCAGATCCAGTCCGGTCAGCTGCCGGTCGGGGCCCGCCTGCCCACCGTTCGCGGCCTGGCCATCCAGCTCGAACTCGCCGCCAACACGGTGGCCCGCGCCTACGGGGAACTCGAACACGCCGGTCTGGTCAACACCAGGGGACGGGCAGGTACCACCGTCAGCGCCTCTGGCGATCAGGCCCGCGAGCGGGCCGCGGCGGCCGCCCGTGAATACGCCGGCACCATCCGGGGCCTGGGGCTCAAGGACGCGGACGCCCTCTCGATCGTCCAGGCGGCCCTGCATGCCGTCTGA
- a CDS encoding Gfo/Idh/MocA family protein: MVSTAQSTSTPLRVGVVGLGWAGRQHLQAYQAIEGVEVIGLAGKETGLLAELGAEHGIDGLFEGWEELIAQPGLDAVSVAVPTFLHAPIAVAALDRGLHVLSEKPIARNAVEGRQMVEAARRAGRVLDVAFNHRRRGDIRELKKIIEAGELGRPYYAKASWLRRSGIPGLGSWFTSRELAGGGPLADIGVHVLDYALHLLGEPKVLAVSAATYAELGPRGRGGSGRAAADAARSAFEVEDFASAFLRLEGGGTLLIEAGWASYRNPDDLIDFTVYGTDGGAELRVEGASDTPVGTLKVFTETDGANADRVVRAEPGRAHRHVVEDFVDVVRGDPAGWTAHDGSLALTRAEIIDAAYLSAEQNREVQL; encoded by the coding sequence ATCGTGTCGACAGCGCAGTCAACTTCCACCCCGCTACGGGTGGGGGTGGTCGGTCTGGGATGGGCCGGCCGGCAACACCTGCAGGCCTACCAGGCGATCGAGGGAGTCGAGGTGATCGGCCTGGCCGGGAAGGAAACCGGGCTGCTGGCCGAGCTCGGTGCCGAGCATGGGATCGACGGTCTGTTCGAAGGCTGGGAGGAGTTGATCGCGCAGCCGGGGCTTGACGCCGTCAGCGTCGCCGTTCCGACTTTCCTGCACGCGCCGATCGCGGTCGCGGCATTGGACCGGGGCCTGCATGTGCTCAGCGAGAAGCCCATCGCCAGGAATGCGGTGGAGGGCCGTCAGATGGTCGAGGCCGCGCGGCGCGCCGGGCGTGTTCTGGACGTGGCGTTCAATCATCGCCGTCGTGGTGACATCAGGGAGCTGAAGAAGATCATCGAGGCCGGTGAGTTGGGCCGGCCGTACTACGCAAAGGCGTCCTGGCTGCGGCGTTCGGGCATCCCCGGTCTCGGTAGCTGGTTCACCAGCCGGGAACTGGCCGGTGGCGGGCCGTTGGCCGACATCGGGGTGCACGTCCTGGACTACGCTCTCCACCTCCTCGGCGAGCCGAAAGTCCTGGCGGTGTCAGCCGCGACCTACGCAGAACTCGGCCCCCGTGGTCGGGGTGGATCCGGCCGGGCGGCGGCCGACGCGGCGCGTTCAGCTTTCGAGGTGGAGGATTTCGCCTCCGCGTTCCTGCGCCTGGAAGGCGGAGGAACGCTGCTGATCGAGGCGGGATGGGCCAGCTACCGCAACCCGGACGACCTGATCGACTTCACCGTCTACGGTACCGACGGCGGTGCCGAGTTGCGGGTCGAGGGTGCCTCGGACACGCCGGTCGGCACGTTGAAGGTGTTCACCGAGACCGACGGTGCGAACGCCGACCGGGTAGTGCGGGCCGAACCGGGCCGTGCGCACCGACACGTGGTCGAGGACTTCGTCGACGTGGTCCGCGGCGATCCGGCCGGTTGGACCGCGCACGACGGGTCACTGGCCCTGACGAGAGCCGAGATCATCGACGCCGCCTATCTTTCGGCGGAGCAGAACAGGGAGGTCCAGCTATGA
- a CDS encoding ThuA domain-containing protein yields MSNGLRITVWNEGVHEAGGHPASMATDYPDGMHGAIADGLAQLIPDATIRTAVLADPEHGLTEQVLAETDVLLWWGHIAHERVADEVVERVQRHVLGGMGLLVLHSGHFSKIFIRLMGTTCSLKWRNEGERELVWTVDPTHPIAHGIPHPLVIPHQEMYGEFFDIPDPDDLVFISSFTGGEVFRSGVTFHRGRGRIFYFSPGDQEYPVYQQDGIRQVLANGVKWAAQPDLPRVAPAVEHPARDWFAS; encoded by the coding sequence ATGAGCAACGGATTGCGCATCACCGTGTGGAACGAGGGCGTCCACGAAGCCGGCGGCCATCCGGCGAGCATGGCCACGGACTATCCGGATGGCATGCACGGCGCGATCGCTGACGGCCTGGCGCAACTGATTCCGGACGCCACCATCCGCACGGCCGTGCTGGCCGACCCCGAACACGGCCTGACCGAACAGGTGCTGGCCGAGACCGATGTGCTGCTGTGGTGGGGACACATCGCGCACGAGCGGGTCGCGGACGAGGTGGTCGAGCGCGTCCAACGGCACGTGCTGGGCGGAATGGGGCTGTTGGTCCTGCATTCCGGGCACTTCTCCAAGATCTTCATCCGGCTGATGGGGACGACCTGTTCGCTGAAGTGGCGGAACGAGGGGGAGCGGGAACTTGTCTGGACCGTCGATCCGACACACCCCATTGCGCACGGCATCCCGCACCCGCTCGTGATCCCGCACCAGGAGATGTACGGAGAATTCTTCGACATCCCGGACCCTGACGACCTCGTCTTCATCTCCTCGTTCACCGGTGGTGAGGTCTTCCGATCCGGGGTGACCTTCCATCGCGGACGGGGCCGGATCTTCTACTTCTCGCCCGGCGACCAGGAGTACCCGGTCTACCAGCAGGACGGGATCCGTCAGGTGCTCGCCAATGGTGTGAAGTGGGCCGCCCAGCCGGACCTGCCGCGCGTCGCGCCCGCGGTCGAACACCCGGCGCGTGATTGGTTCGCGAGCTGA